The proteins below come from a single Priestia megaterium NBRC 15308 = ATCC 14581 genomic window:
- a CDS encoding helix-turn-helix domain-containing protein — MIDNYIKIITIEDVMEMLSVSSKKTIYTYIQQGKLNPINKDDWHIEGRYEFDIEDVVRLQEELKKPALTTKEVAQQLDISVNTVTKYIKQELLPAFQAEYRGMNCYFVKEEDLETFKRTHEVGRKPSKRHFYHVEQNIALFQLFVKKGEEKEQFARIISVEDPIMAVTEQHEEITLEELLHRGFEEAYEIESKKTITKEGYATFAFKQTAYAKSQLYKLMDLFYQYLSPTNMRITPQEEKEQFIVEIKPVLFMESAQEIVELLESVLVSGKINKRSRGIYIDSDLEVIRVKVTSDLKEELQQKAKELGKRNIEELLLYAVQKL, encoded by the coding sequence ATGATCGATAACTATATTAAGATTATTACCATTGAAGATGTGATGGAGATGTTATCTGTTTCATCAAAGAAAACCATTTATACATATATTCAACAAGGAAAATTAAATCCTATCAATAAAGATGACTGGCATATTGAAGGACGTTATGAATTTGATATCGAAGATGTCGTACGTTTACAAGAAGAGTTAAAAAAACCTGCACTTACAACAAAAGAGGTAGCGCAGCAACTCGATATATCGGTCAATACCGTCACTAAGTACATTAAACAAGAACTCTTGCCTGCGTTCCAAGCAGAATACCGGGGTATGAATTGTTACTTTGTGAAGGAAGAGGATCTAGAAACGTTCAAGCGTACACATGAAGTAGGACGCAAACCGAGTAAGCGTCATTTCTATCATGTTGAACAAAATATTGCCCTCTTTCAGCTTTTTGTAAAGAAAGGCGAAGAAAAGGAGCAGTTTGCTCGTATCATCTCGGTAGAAGATCCAATTATGGCTGTTACAGAGCAACATGAAGAGATAACATTAGAGGAATTACTTCACCGAGGCTTTGAAGAAGCCTATGAGATTGAATCGAAAAAAACGATTACCAAAGAAGGCTATGCGACATTTGCCTTTAAGCAAACAGCTTATGCAAAATCACAGCTTTATAAGCTCATGGATTTATTCTATCAATATCTAAGCCCGACCAATATGAGGATTACACCACAAGAAGAGAAAGAGCAATTTATCGTTGAAATCAAACCGGTATTGTTCATGGAATCAGCACAAGAAATCGTTGAGCTATTAGAGTCAGTCCTTGTCTCAGGGAAAATTAATAAGCGTAGCCGTGGCATTTACATTGATAGCGACTTAGAAGTTATACGGGTAAAAGTAACAAGTGATTTGAAAGAAGAGTTACAACAAAAAGCGAAAGAATTAGGTAAAAGAAACATTGAGGAATTGTTATTGTACGCTGTACAAAAATTATAA
- a CDS encoding IS3 family transposase — protein sequence MGRKVYDRQFKMAAVQLVLEENLFVKEVAKELSIHPNTLYRWVSEYEEYGESAFPGRGSALYNSQYEMKKLKRENEVLRAEIQEIFKEHKGRYGSLRVTKVLEKKGIKVNRKRVGKLMRQMNLYAKGSRYRYKRYNKKSPSIERPNLLNQVFHTDGRNKIWVGDITYIPTQKGTLYLAVFVDMYSRKVSGQSMSTRMKDSLVIDAFLQGYNKEHPPTGLIIHTDQGSQYTGSNFQAILKKYGAVSSVSRKGNPYDNALMESFYKTIKRELIHGAKFTTPEQARKEVFKYIELYYNTKRMHSSLHYLSPIEYEKAYSS from the coding sequence ATGGGTAGAAAAGTTTATGATCGTCAATTTAAAATGGCTGCAGTTCAGTTGGTACTGGAAGAGAACCTATTTGTAAAAGAGGTTGCGAAAGAATTATCTATTCATCCTAATACGCTATATCGTTGGGTAAGTGAATACGAAGAATATGGGGAAAGTGCGTTTCCAGGCCGTGGGAGCGCACTTTATAATTCCCAGTATGAAATGAAAAAGCTTAAACGTGAGAATGAAGTTTTACGTGCAGAAATACAGGAGATATTTAAGGAACATAAGGGTCGATACGGATCTTTAAGAGTTACAAAGGTTCTTGAGAAGAAGGGAATCAAGGTAAACAGAAAAAGAGTAGGAAAACTGATGCGTCAAATGAACCTATATGCGAAAGGAAGCAGGTATCGCTATAAACGTTATAATAAAAAATCACCTTCTATAGAAAGACCCAACCTCCTAAATCAAGTTTTTCACACAGACGGACGAAATAAAATATGGGTCGGTGACATTACCTATATCCCTACTCAAAAGGGTACTTTATACCTTGCGGTATTTGTGGATATGTACTCGAGAAAAGTGAGTGGCCAGTCTATGAGTACACGGATGAAAGATTCTCTTGTGATAGACGCTTTTTTACAAGGATATAACAAAGAACATCCTCCAACCGGATTAATTATCCATACAGACCAGGGATCCCAATATACAGGTAGTAATTTTCAAGCCATACTGAAAAAGTATGGTGCTGTTTCAAGTGTCAGCAGAAAAGGAAACCCCTACGATAATGCATTAATGGAATCTTTTTATAAGACCATAAAAAGAGAGCTCATTCATGGTGCCAAATTTACAACACCAGAACAAGCTCGAAAAGAAGTATTTAAATATATAGAGCTCTATTACAATACCAAAAGAATGCATTCTTCTCTGCATTATCTTTCCCCTATTGAATACGAAAAAGCCTATTCATCATAG
- a CDS encoding winged helix-turn-helix transcriptional regulator — MSDTLREEIRKKILNGDFNCEKELTLSILSGKWKIVILWHLGVEGPHRFSDLQKLFPKISHKILSNQLHELMEDGIIHREVFPEIPPRVEYSMTELGITLLPIVDMMYEWGQKRMVDLKKQINSKD; from the coding sequence ATGTCAGATACATTGCGAGAAGAAATTAGAAAAAAGATACTAAATGGCGATTTTAATTGTGAAAAAGAACTTACTTTATCTATCCTTAGTGGAAAATGGAAAATTGTGATTTTATGGCACTTAGGAGTAGAAGGCCCACATCGATTTAGTGACCTTCAAAAGCTCTTTCCAAAAATATCTCATAAGATATTATCAAACCAGTTACATGAACTAATGGAAGATGGAATCATACATAGAGAAGTCTTTCCTGAAATTCCTCCTCGAGTTGAATACTCGATGACTGAACTCGGAATAACATTGTTACCTATAGTAGACATGATGTATGAATGGGGACAAAAAAGAATGGTTGATTTAAAAAAACAAATTAACTCTAAAGACTAA
- a CDS encoding DJ-1/PfpI family protein codes for MSKKALFIIPPERFNEDELFHPKEALENEGIEVTIASTKTGEIIGDYQGKVESTTLFTDVSSNDYNAVAVIGGSGTNDYLWNNQDLQTYLKQAYEQKVLVTGICAGSVSVVQTGLLEGRTATCYPVDIQINQLKDNNVKYVSEHVVAYNDIITSDGPDGAKEFGQSLVKALR; via the coding sequence ATGAGTAAGAAAGCACTATTTATTATACCACCGGAACGATTCAATGAAGATGAATTATTTCATCCAAAAGAAGCATTAGAAAATGAAGGTATTGAAGTAACAATTGCAAGTACAAAAACAGGTGAAATCATAGGAGATTATCAAGGTAAAGTAGAATCAACTACTCTTTTTACTGATGTTTCATCTAATGATTATAATGCCGTAGCTGTTATTGGGGGTTCTGGCACAAACGATTATTTATGGAATAACCAAGACTTACAAACTTACTTAAAACAAGCTTACGAGCAAAAAGTTCTTGTAACTGGAATTTGTGCAGGTTCAGTTTCTGTAGTTCAAACAGGTCTTCTTGAAGGACGAACAGCAACATGTTATCCAGTAGATATACAGATTAATCAATTAAAAGATAATAACGTAAAATATGTCTCAGAACATGTTGTCGCATATAACGACATCATTACTAGTGATGGTCCAGATGGTGCAAAAGAATTTGGTCAAAGTTTAGTAAAAGCTTTGAGATAA